From a region of the Sporosarcina ureilytica genome:
- a CDS encoding FtsB family cell division protein, with translation MVRKKTKQTRTNIAKIKNEYVRTLQQKEERKRVQKVRLYRNLTVFSAIAIVTLGFLLNAFLGQKKTLAAKEQEKQALLIELAEKEDEHIMLTRQLERLNDDEYIAKLARQEYFLSDKHEIIFSLPKNDEKDKKKDEEKE, from the coding sequence ATGGTAAGAAAGAAAACTAAACAAACAAGAACGAACATTGCAAAAATCAAAAATGAATATGTCCGCACCTTGCAACAAAAGGAAGAAAGAAAAAGAGTGCAAAAAGTACGCTTATATCGTAATTTAACAGTATTTTCCGCAATTGCAATTGTTACGTTAGGTTTTCTTCTTAATGCATTTTTAGGTCAGAAAAAGACATTGGCGGCTAAAGAACAAGAAAAACAAGCATTGCTAATTGAACTTGCCGAAAAAGAGGATGAGCATATTATGCTTACAAGACAGCTGGAAAGACTTAATGACGATGAATACATTGCAAAATTAGCACGCCAAGAGTATTTCTTGTCGGATAAACATGAAATTATTTTCTCATTACCAAAAAATGACGAGAAAGACAAAAAGAAAGATGAGGAAAAAGAGTAG
- the mazG gene encoding nucleoside triphosphate pyrophosphohydrolase has translation MHPITVIGLGAGDLEQLSVGTYRSLKEASTIIARTEQHPVIAELRSEGIKIESFDEIYEQHDDFQEVYEKIVEALITISKNQQVTYAVPGHPLVAEKTVQLLIEKERQGCIEVDIVGGNSFLDPIFAALRIDPIEGFQLVDGTDLSRDDVQMRQHILIGQVYDAFVASEVKLSLMEKYPYDHPVTIVTAAGSRGEKLTTVPLFELDRETEINNLTTVYVPPVEMREDRLKEWSTFREIIAKLRSPEGCPWDREQTHVTLKTYLIEEAHELLEAIAHEDDEGMIEELGDILLQVFLHAQIGEDDGYFAMEDVLQSIGEKMIRRHPHVFGDVDVENAEQVVQNWQEIKASEKGEPQSLLEGQERYASSLLTSFNYQKEAAKVGFDWPSIEGAFDKFKEEWNELQEEIKTGGKEKQLDELGDVLFTIVNIARFLKLSPEEAMIHANQKFKSRFAYVELCVQEGKGHFSDYTLDELEQFWQQGKQEGDSN, from the coding sequence ATGCATCCAATTACGGTTATTGGTCTCGGCGCAGGAGACCTTGAACAATTATCAGTTGGGACTTATCGAAGCTTGAAAGAGGCTTCAACGATTATTGCGCGTACTGAACAACACCCAGTTATCGCTGAACTGCGAAGTGAAGGAATTAAGATTGAAAGTTTTGATGAAATTTATGAACAACACGACGATTTTCAAGAGGTATATGAAAAGATTGTCGAGGCGCTAATTACAATAAGTAAAAATCAACAAGTTACCTATGCGGTGCCTGGGCATCCATTGGTCGCCGAAAAAACCGTTCAATTATTAATTGAGAAGGAAAGGCAAGGGTGTATTGAAGTTGATATTGTAGGAGGCAATAGTTTCCTTGATCCTATCTTTGCTGCTTTACGGATTGATCCAATTGAAGGATTTCAGTTAGTAGATGGAACTGATTTGTCTAGGGATGATGTCCAGATGCGTCAACATATCCTGATTGGACAAGTGTATGATGCCTTTGTAGCTTCCGAGGTAAAACTGTCACTTATGGAAAAGTATCCGTATGACCATCCAGTAACGATTGTAACGGCGGCAGGATCTCGTGGTGAAAAATTAACAACGGTACCTTTATTTGAACTAGATCGTGAAACCGAAATTAACAATTTGACGACCGTTTATGTTCCGCCTGTGGAAATGAGAGAAGACCGATTAAAAGAATGGTCTACGTTTAGGGAAATCATTGCGAAGCTACGATCTCCTGAAGGTTGTCCGTGGGATCGCGAGCAAACCCATGTGACACTAAAGACATATTTAATAGAAGAAGCGCATGAACTATTAGAAGCAATCGCGCATGAAGATGATGAAGGAATGATTGAAGAACTTGGCGATATTCTACTGCAAGTATTTCTACATGCTCAAATTGGTGAAGATGATGGTTACTTTGCGATGGAAGATGTTTTACAATCAATCGGAGAAAAAATGATCCGACGACATCCGCATGTTTTTGGAGATGTTGACGTAGAAAACGCAGAACAGGTTGTTCAAAATTGGCAGGAGATAAAAGCCTCCGAAAAAGGAGAGCCCCAGTCATTGTTGGAAGGACAAGAACGTTACGCTTCTTCACTGCTAACATCATTTAACTATCAAAAAGAAGCAGCAAAAGTAGGGTTCGACTGGCCGAGCATTGAGGGTGCTTTTGATAAATTCAAAGAAGAGTGGAATGAATTACAAGAAGAAATTAAGACTGGTGGAAAAGAAAAACAGCTTGATGAACTTGGGGATGTTTTGTTTACCATTGTAAATATTGCACGCTTTTTAAAGCTCTCACCGGAAGAGGCGATGATTCATGCCAACCAGAAATTTAAATCACGTTTTGCATACGTAGAACTATGTGTACAAGAAGGTAAAGGGCACTTTAGTGATTATACATTAGATGAACTCGAGCAGTTTTGGCAACAAGGAAAACAGGAGGGGGACTCAAATTGA
- the ftsH gene encoding ATP-dependent zinc metalloprotease FtsH, whose product MNRILRYFLLYGLIFLAIMGIFGSLNSANPKTKPLTYNEFIIALEKGEVTNATFQPDQLVYVVRGEMKGYEEGEEFLTNIPQNDEALLGEIRNIAASTDTKVEFLKAPETSAWVSFFTGLVPFIIIFILFFFLLNQAQGGGGGRVMNFGKSKAKLHTDDKKKVGFNDVAGADEEKQELVEVVDFLKDPRKFIEVGARIPKGILLVGPPGTGKTLLARAVAGEAGVPFFSISGSDFVEMFVGVGASRVRDLFENAKKNAPCIIFIDEIDAVGRQRGAGLGGGHDEREQTLNQLLVEMDGFGENEGIIIVAATNRPDILDPALLRPGRFDRQITVGRPDVKGREAVLKVHARNKPFDDSVNLKALAQRTPGFSGADLENLLNEAALVAARRNKVKIDMADIDEATDRVIAGPAKTSRVISEKERNIVAFHEAGHVVIGLTLDEADIVHKVTIVPRGQAGGYAVMLPKEDRYFMTKPELLDKIAGLLGGRVAEEIALGEVSTGAHNDFQRATGIARSMVTEYGMSKKLGPLQFGQSQGEVFLGRDFSSEQNYSESIAYEIDQEMQRIIKEQYERTKQILTEKRDLLELIATTLLEVETLDAEQINHLKDHGTLPERSYDNNGGNGKVNDPSTEVDQKETTPDSTGAPNDPSIGDLPKESHNDKPSNPIQEERRD is encoded by the coding sequence ATGAATCGGATACTTCGATACTTTCTATTATACGGACTAATCTTCCTAGCTATTATGGGGATTTTTGGTTCGCTGAACAGTGCAAATCCAAAAACGAAGCCACTTACTTACAATGAGTTTATTATTGCGTTGGAAAAGGGAGAAGTTACGAATGCGACCTTCCAACCCGATCAGCTCGTATATGTAGTAAGAGGTGAAATGAAGGGATATGAAGAGGGGGAAGAGTTCCTCACTAATATTCCGCAAAATGATGAAGCGTTATTAGGAGAAATTCGTAATATTGCCGCATCAACTGATACAAAAGTTGAGTTTTTAAAAGCGCCAGAAACGAGCGCGTGGGTATCGTTCTTTACTGGACTTGTCCCTTTTATTATTATATTTATCCTGTTCTTCTTCTTGCTTAACCAAGCGCAAGGCGGGGGCGGCGGTCGTGTGATGAATTTCGGGAAGAGTAAAGCGAAACTCCACACGGACGATAAGAAAAAAGTTGGCTTTAATGACGTTGCGGGAGCAGACGAAGAGAAGCAAGAACTTGTTGAGGTCGTTGACTTTTTAAAAGACCCACGTAAATTTATTGAAGTCGGAGCGCGTATTCCTAAAGGGATTTTGCTCGTTGGGCCTCCGGGAACGGGTAAAACATTGTTAGCACGTGCAGTTGCGGGTGAGGCGGGAGTACCGTTTTTCTCAATCTCAGGTTCTGATTTTGTTGAAATGTTCGTAGGTGTCGGGGCATCACGTGTACGTGACCTTTTTGAAAATGCGAAAAAGAATGCACCTTGTATTATTTTCATTGACGAGATTGACGCAGTCGGTCGTCAACGTGGTGCAGGACTTGGTGGCGGACACGATGAGCGTGAACAAACGCTTAACCAACTTCTTGTTGAAATGGATGGTTTTGGCGAAAACGAAGGCATTATTATTGTAGCTGCTACAAACCGACCAGATATTTTAGACCCTGCACTTTTACGTCCAGGACGCTTTGACCGTCAGATTACTGTCGGTCGACCAGATGTAAAAGGTAGAGAGGCAGTGCTAAAAGTACATGCGAGAAACAAACCATTTGATGATTCAGTGAATTTAAAGGCACTTGCACAACGTACGCCTGGATTCTCAGGTGCAGACCTTGAAAACTTATTAAACGAGGCTGCGTTAGTTGCGGCAAGACGAAATAAAGTGAAAATAGATATGGCCGATATCGATGAAGCGACAGACCGTGTGATCGCGGGACCAGCGAAAACGAGCCGAGTTATATCAGAAAAAGAACGAAATATTGTTGCCTTCCATGAAGCGGGACACGTAGTTATCGGTCTCACGCTTGATGAAGCGGACATTGTCCATAAAGTAACGATTGTTCCGCGTGGGCAAGCCGGTGGTTATGCGGTTATGCTTCCGAAAGAAGACCGTTACTTTATGACGAAGCCAGAGCTTCTAGATAAAATTGCTGGTTTACTGGGCGGACGTGTTGCGGAAGAAATTGCACTTGGTGAAGTTTCGACGGGTGCACATAATGACTTCCAACGCGCAACGGGAATTGCTCGTTCAATGGTAACTGAATATGGAATGAGTAAGAAACTTGGTCCATTGCAGTTTGGTCAGTCTCAAGGAGAGGTTTTCCTTGGCCGCGACTTTAGTTCTGAACAAAACTATTCAGAGTCTATTGCGTATGAAATTGACCAAGAGATGCAACGTATTATTAAAGAACAGTATGAACGTACAAAGCAAATTCTGACGGAAAAAAGAGATCTTTTGGAGTTAATTGCAACAACATTACTTGAGGTTGAAACGTTAGATGCGGAGCAAATTAATCATTTGAAAGATCATGGTACATTGCCTGAACGTTCTTATGATAATAATGGCGGTAATGGGAAAGTGAATGACCCTTCAACTGAGGTTGATCAGAAGGAAACGACTCCCGATTCAACAGGTGCACCAAATGATCCGTCAATTGGTGACTTACCAAAAGAGTCCCACAATGATAAGCCATCTAATCCTATTCAGGAAGAGCGCAGAGATTAA
- a CDS encoding RNA-binding S4 domain-containing protein, which yields MRIDKFLKVSRLIRRRTLAKEVADQGRIEINGQVAKASSNVSVGDTIAIRFGQKIVTVKVEMIKNTTKKDEAESMYALVSEELIE from the coding sequence TTGAGAATTGATAAGTTTTTAAAAGTTTCGAGGTTAATTAGGCGAAGGACGTTAGCGAAAGAGGTAGCAGATCAAGGAAGAATCGAGATCAATGGCCAAGTAGCCAAGGCTTCTTCTAACGTTAGTGTCGGCGATACAATCGCCATTCGTTTTGGTCAAAAAATTGTTACTGTAAAAGTTGAGATGATAAAAAATACTACGAAAAAAGATGAAGCGGAATCGATGTACGCGCTTGTCAGTGAAGAGTTGATTGAATAA
- the yabP gene encoding sporulation protein YabP: MQIQTDSPTYTIPSGDHVVTMRNRKRMDLTSVKSIDRFDQEEFLVRTSQGLLQIHGEELRIVHLDVDKGLLTLEGTVSLIQYDEDDSGSRGFLHKLFG, translated from the coding sequence ATGCAAATTCAAACGGACAGCCCAACGTACACAATACCATCTGGTGATCATGTAGTAACAATGAGAAATCGAAAGAGAATGGATTTGACATCTGTTAAGTCAATCGATCGTTTCGATCAAGAGGAATTTCTCGTTCGTACTTCGCAAGGATTGTTGCAAATTCATGGAGAGGAATTACGCATCGTACATCTAGACGTTGATAAAGGACTTCTAACATTGGAGGGGACAGTTAGTCTTATTCAATATGATGAAGATGATTCCGGGTCGCGCGGTTTCCTCCATAAATTATTTGGATGA
- the tilS gene encoding tRNA lysidine(34) synthetase TilS gives MALLHFLASNRKGLQVEVGVVHVDHMLRGEESAKEGKFVEAFCKGVGIPFYGGSVPVPAILKQTGGNIQTVCREGRYAFFDEVMRKYRYEFLATGHHAEDQLETVLMQVTKGSNPLGMPIKRRFTIGTLIRPFLCVDKAEIYQYAKELEVSFREDPSNQSDDYMRNRFRHYIVPYMVRENESVLKNIVPLTDELQEDEALLQQLAREQVELHVEFTQDGFPSMNVKTFQGMPTALQRRAIPLLLDYLYHKEYNALFYKSDLIRQLLEHLDSQEGNVSLDLPYGFLFIREYDKFTLRSKHAVQERQLPLLKGEKVYWDDYLWLYWEKITDVNSDLLLSAKEVTFFDLPEESFPLSARPRKEGDRILLQGMTQAKRLSRLFIDEKVSRTSRDQLPVVVTKQEEVCAVPSVRYGKKFTKQQTADSKYIFVVGNN, from the coding sequence ATGGCATTGCTTCACTTTCTTGCCTCAAATAGAAAAGGGCTTCAGGTTGAAGTGGGGGTTGTCCACGTGGATCATATGTTGCGAGGCGAAGAATCCGCTAAGGAAGGTAAATTTGTCGAAGCATTTTGTAAGGGTGTTGGGATACCTTTTTACGGCGGCAGCGTTCCGGTACCAGCTATCCTAAAGCAAACAGGCGGTAATATCCAGACGGTTTGTCGTGAAGGAAGATATGCGTTTTTTGATGAAGTGATGCGCAAATATCGATATGAATTTCTTGCGACAGGACATCATGCGGAAGACCAGCTTGAAACGGTTCTTATGCAAGTGACAAAAGGAAGCAATCCATTAGGTATGCCAATTAAACGAAGATTTACAATAGGCACGCTCATCCGCCCATTTTTATGCGTGGATAAAGCCGAAATTTATCAATACGCGAAAGAACTTGAAGTCTCTTTTCGTGAAGATCCTAGCAATCAAAGTGATGATTATATGCGGAATCGTTTTAGGCATTATATAGTCCCGTATATGGTGCGCGAAAATGAATCTGTCCTTAAGAATATTGTCCCTTTAACAGACGAACTTCAAGAAGACGAAGCGTTGCTACAGCAATTAGCAAGAGAGCAAGTTGAATTGCACGTGGAATTTACTCAAGATGGCTTTCCTTCAATGAACGTAAAGACATTTCAAGGCATGCCAACTGCTTTACAAAGGCGGGCGATTCCTCTACTATTAGATTATCTTTATCATAAGGAATATAATGCTTTATTTTATAAATCCGACCTCATTCGTCAACTTCTGGAACATCTTGATTCGCAAGAAGGGAATGTTTCCTTAGATCTACCGTATGGTTTCCTTTTTATCCGTGAATACGATAAATTTACATTAAGATCCAAACATGCCGTACAAGAGAGACAGCTCCCTTTGTTAAAAGGTGAAAAGGTGTACTGGGATGATTACTTATGGTTGTATTGGGAGAAAATAACAGACGTGAATAGCGATTTACTTTTAAGTGCGAAGGAAGTAACTTTTTTCGACTTACCAGAGGAATCATTCCCCTTATCGGCTCGGCCACGAAAAGAAGGTGACCGAATCCTATTGCAAGGAATGACGCAGGCGAAACGATTATCGAGGTTGTTTATTGATGAAAAGGTAAGTCGGACGTCACGCGACCAATTGCCTGTTGTTGTGACGAAACAGGAGGAAGTATGCGCAGTACCGAGTGTACGGTATGGAAAAAAATTTACAAAGCAGCAAACTGCCGATAGCAAATACATATTTGTTGTAGGGAACAATTAA
- a CDS encoding S1 domain-containing RNA-binding protein, with amino-acid sequence MSIEVDSKLQGKVTGITNFGAFVELPNGSTGLVHISEVADSYVKDINEHLKVGDAVEVKVMNVGDDGKIGLSIRRAKPESERPQRPQRPRTGGGRPGGSGGRSGGGRPNHNRTENFEQKMARFMKDSEERLSTLKRATESKRGGRGARRG; translated from the coding sequence ATGTCAATTGAAGTAGATAGCAAGTTACAAGGTAAAGTGACGGGGATCACGAACTTCGGGGCATTTGTAGAGCTGCCGAATGGCTCGACAGGCCTTGTCCACATAAGTGAAGTCGCTGATAGTTACGTGAAGGATATTAACGAACATCTTAAAGTCGGCGACGCTGTAGAAGTTAAAGTGATGAATGTTGGTGACGATGGTAAGATTGGGTTGTCTATTAGAAGAGCGAAACCTGAATCTGAACGTCCACAACGCCCTCAACGTCCTCGCACGGGTGGCGGTCGTCCAGGCGGAAGTGGCGGTCGTTCTGGTGGAGGACGTCCAAATCATAATCGGACGGAAAATTTCGAGCAGAAAATGGCACGTTTCATGAAGGATAGTGAAGAACGTCTTTCTACTCTGAAAAGAGCGACTGAGTCAAAACGCGGTGGCCGTGGCGCAAGAAGAGGGTAA
- the yabQ gene encoding spore cortex biosynthesis protein YabQ, with protein MSLSIQFFSLLAMIGTGIVAAAMIDMIGTGTAHAGRKSFVRRHAVIIEVIGWIIAGCWTFTILYTVRDGAWRIYDPFAQLSGMLLYASFFHKPFRLIGRVILIMLIKPVWFIFRAIVSLINRLLLLIIWMLKLLSRPFVSIFRKFHGKLFKSKRK; from the coding sequence ATGAGTTTATCCATACAGTTCTTTAGCCTCCTCGCAATGATTGGAACGGGCATTGTCGCGGCGGCTATGATTGATATGATTGGCACAGGAACTGCACATGCTGGAAGAAAATCATTTGTTAGAAGGCATGCAGTTATCATAGAAGTAATCGGGTGGATAATTGCAGGCTGTTGGACATTTACAATTTTATATACTGTTCGAGACGGTGCATGGAGAATTTATGATCCGTTCGCACAATTGAGTGGAATGCTACTGTATGCAAGTTTTTTTCATAAGCCATTTCGTTTAATTGGCAGGGTGATATTGATCATGCTTATTAAACCGGTTTGGTTTATTTTCCGTGCAATCGTCTCGTTAATTAACCGTCTCTTGCTTTTAATTATATGGATGCTGAAGTTACTCTCCAGACCATTCGTTTCAATATTCCGTAAATTCCACGGGAAACTCTTTAAAAGTAAGCGTAAATAG
- a CDS encoding SpoIIE family protein phosphatase, whose protein sequence is MKLTSNMERPMMQPIRTFFEEIRRKRMDIVITFLFLVGSFFLAQAVLFDAAVPFFLPVWALASARFRKQLVWVFIGGMAGSAFLGVGQAVIHLLQLGLFHMIIRYPFARKSIQFTVAGCVLFVQLLWQLMMHAGQLPLDVQFFIGFEVILALFMTFFLFLAFPSADRIFFGEWTPERLGAACIIGVMAITGMQGLMIGHVSMAGIFIHLIILLAALIGGLPFATTVSMIVAAIIGLAELSFTGMMAVYGMTGFFAGAFRKFGKIGIAVGAASVSLFFFLYDLTLPLDTTHFATIGVSTLLFFLIPSKKLEPLRKVFDSKTDVEVKRQKWLAERLDEQLQDFQQFADFMSTLVSGKGTEQGGPTMPIPTVCQSCFRYSKCWESGESDMVQLTQEWENTYSLTKKSARRRVEEKMKYKCIRHSGLIEELEEQAAGRLLNGQLLHGRKMLALQLRDMSTHLDKVMNDIKEDLSVYKPAEEELARRFEEQGIEYFQIDILSEEPGSRRVVCCIPEKKSDFETDTTLAERFILPILEQYYKEPFKVAKSAVKQEPFSHVRVTLESTVRFSFDYGVMMASGYQTFQAGDAYEVFSIHEGLAAVLLSDGMGQDINAYHESRKVIRLMRECLNRKMNPETAMHTLHYMMSLNGLDDMYATLDLALIDLQDGRLWSWKAGSMSTYIKRGGDFLRLDSQSVPVGFLPSPSIEAKSEQLKSGDILVMMTDGIFNGEVSLQLQEKALYGILEKYGQENCEEIAERIVNELERRFQSVEDDRTVLVLKIDHVLPEWSSFTPYSRVLSS, encoded by the coding sequence ATGAAATTAACGAGTAATATGGAAAGACCGATGATGCAACCGATTCGTACGTTTTTTGAGGAGATTAGAAGGAAAAGAATGGACATCGTTATTACATTCCTCTTTTTAGTTGGTTCATTTTTCTTGGCACAAGCCGTGTTGTTTGATGCAGCGGTACCATTTTTCTTACCGGTTTGGGCGTTAGCGAGTGCACGTTTTCGAAAACAATTGGTGTGGGTGTTTATCGGGGGAATGGCAGGAAGTGCGTTTCTAGGGGTTGGACAAGCTGTCATTCATTTATTGCAACTTGGTCTTTTTCATATGATTATTCGGTACCCGTTTGCTAGGAAATCTATTCAATTTACAGTTGCTGGATGTGTCCTTTTCGTTCAACTATTATGGCAACTTATGATGCATGCTGGTCAATTGCCACTAGATGTTCAGTTTTTCATTGGATTTGAAGTGATTTTGGCTTTGTTTATGACATTTTTTCTGTTTCTTGCATTCCCTTCTGCCGATCGCATCTTCTTTGGGGAATGGACGCCTGAACGATTAGGGGCCGCGTGTATTATTGGTGTCATGGCAATAACGGGTATGCAAGGATTAATGATAGGACATGTTTCTATGGCGGGTATTTTTATCCATTTGATTATTTTATTAGCGGCACTCATAGGGGGATTGCCGTTTGCTACGACTGTTTCAATGATAGTCGCTGCTATTATTGGGTTGGCGGAGTTGTCCTTCACGGGAATGATGGCAGTTTACGGGATGACTGGCTTTTTTGCGGGTGCATTTCGTAAGTTTGGGAAAATAGGGATTGCCGTAGGCGCGGCATCCGTCTCCCTTTTCTTCTTCTTATACGATTTGACATTGCCGCTAGACACTACACATTTTGCAACAATCGGGGTTAGTACACTGTTGTTTTTCTTAATTCCATCCAAGAAACTAGAGCCTCTTAGGAAGGTGTTTGATTCGAAGACTGACGTTGAGGTGAAGCGACAAAAATGGCTCGCGGAACGATTGGACGAGCAATTGCAGGATTTTCAACAATTTGCGGACTTCATGTCTACGCTAGTAAGTGGAAAGGGGACTGAACAGGGTGGACCTACCATGCCAATTCCAACAGTTTGCCAATCGTGTTTTCGATATTCGAAGTGTTGGGAAAGTGGCGAGAGTGATATGGTTCAACTAACGCAAGAATGGGAAAACACGTATTCTTTAACTAAAAAGTCAGCTAGACGCCGGGTAGAAGAAAAAATGAAATATAAATGTATTCGTCACTCAGGGTTAATAGAAGAACTAGAAGAGCAAGCTGCAGGGCGGTTGTTAAATGGTCAACTGTTACATGGGCGGAAGATGTTAGCCTTGCAGTTGCGTGATATGAGTACCCATTTAGATAAAGTTATGAATGATATCAAGGAAGATTTGTCAGTTTATAAACCTGCTGAAGAAGAGCTTGCAAGACGGTTTGAAGAGCAAGGAATTGAGTATTTTCAAATCGACATTTTATCGGAAGAACCTGGAAGTAGACGGGTTGTTTGTTGTATTCCTGAAAAGAAATCCGATTTTGAAACAGATACGACGCTGGCGGAACGGTTTATTTTACCGATACTTGAGCAGTATTACAAAGAGCCTTTCAAGGTAGCAAAGTCAGCTGTGAAGCAAGAGCCATTTTCACATGTTCGCGTTACTTTGGAATCTACTGTAAGGTTCTCGTTTGACTATGGTGTCATGATGGCATCGGGTTATCAAACATTTCAAGCAGGAGACGCTTATGAAGTATTTTCGATTCATGAAGGGTTAGCGGCTGTTCTTTTATCCGATGGTATGGGACAAGATATTAATGCGTATCATGAAAGTCGTAAAGTCATACGGTTAATGAGAGAATGTCTGAACCGAAAAATGAATCCTGAAACAGCGATGCATACTTTACATTATATGATGTCACTGAATGGGTTGGACGATATGTATGCAACGCTGGACCTAGCGCTCATTGACTTGCAAGATGGTCGATTATGGTCTTGGAAAGCAGGATCAATGAGTACGTACATTAAGCGGGGGGGAGACTTCTTAAGATTAGATAGTCAATCGGTGCCAGTCGGGTTTTTACCTTCACCTTCCATCGAGGCGAAAAGTGAACAACTAAAATCAGGCGATATTCTTGTCATGATGACCGATGGAATCTTTAATGGTGAGGTCTCACTACAGTTACAAGAAAAGGCGTTATACGGTATACTAGAGAAATATGGCCAAGAAAACTGTGAAGAGATTGCAGAACGTATTGTGAATGAACTAGAACGTCGTTTTCAGTCTGTGGAGGACGACAGAACGGTGTTAGTATTAAAAATCGATCATGTTCTTCCAGAATGGTCGAGTTTCACGCCATACTCAAGAGTGCTATCTTCATAA
- the hpt gene encoding hypoxanthine phosphoribosyltransferase, translating to MLANDIEEVLISEEEIQEKVNELGSILTKEYQDKFPLAIGVLKGALPFMSDLIKKIDAHIELDFMDVSSYGNATVSSGEVKIIKDLNTSVEGRDILIIEDIIDSGKTLSYLVDLMKYRKANSIKIVTLLDKPSGRKVDLEADYIGFNVPDAFVVGYGLDYAEKYRNLPYIGVLKKEIYSF from the coding sequence ATGCTTGCCAATGACATTGAAGAAGTATTAATATCCGAGGAAGAAATCCAAGAAAAAGTAAATGAACTTGGTTCAATCCTCACAAAGGAATATCAAGATAAATTTCCACTTGCAATTGGAGTGCTTAAAGGAGCGCTTCCTTTTATGAGTGACTTGATCAAGAAAATAGATGCACATATTGAATTGGATTTTATGGACGTATCTAGTTATGGAAATGCAACAGTTTCATCTGGTGAAGTGAAAATCATAAAAGATTTAAACACAAGTGTAGAAGGCCGAGATATTTTAATCATTGAGGACATTATTGATAGTGGTAAGACGTTAAGCTATCTTGTTGATTTGATGAAATATAGAAAGGCAAACTCTATTAAAATTGTTACGCTTCTCGATAAGCCAAGCGGTAGAAAAGTGGATTTAGAAGCGGATTACATTGGCTTTAATGTTCCTGATGCATTCGTAGTAGGATATGGCTTAGACTATGCAGAGAAGTATAGAAATTTACCTTACATCGGTGTGTTGAAGAAAGAGATTTATTCTTTTTAA